One segment of Stappia sp. 28M-7 DNA contains the following:
- a CDS encoding GntR family transcriptional regulator yields MADRSRPQKAQDAPETADAPARHSLRETVEQAVREALLTGRFVPGRAVTLRGLAQELKVSPMPVREAVRALSAGHALEIRANGRIQVPTMTAPRLAEIVKARVLLEPELAHAAAAHLGPRDATRLAAIDDRIDASLDGGDAETYMRLNHSFHFAIYRAAGSQVLLPLVESLWLQFAPFMRTVYGRVGTSALVDHHKEAIDAVRARDAAALREAVAADIRCGMDLLDTGLPDGGPSVAE; encoded by the coding sequence ATGGCTGACCGTAGCCGTCCGCAAAAGGCGCAGGACGCGCCGGAGACTGCCGATGCGCCGGCGCGCCATTCCCTGCGCGAGACGGTCGAGCAGGCGGTGCGCGAGGCGCTGCTGACCGGACGCTTCGTTCCCGGGCGCGCTGTCACGCTGCGCGGGCTGGCGCAGGAACTCAAGGTTAGCCCGATGCCGGTGCGCGAGGCGGTGCGGGCGCTGTCGGCCGGCCATGCGCTGGAGATTCGCGCCAACGGACGCATCCAGGTGCCGACCATGACCGCTCCGCGCCTTGCCGAGATCGTCAAGGCACGGGTGCTGCTGGAGCCGGAGCTGGCTCATGCCGCAGCGGCGCATCTGGGGCCTCGCGATGCGACGCGGCTTGCCGCCATCGACGACCGGATCGACGCCAGCCTGGATGGCGGGGATGCCGAGACCTACATGCGCCTCAACCATTCCTTTCATTTCGCGATCTATCGTGCGGCAGGCTCGCAGGTGCTGCTGCCCCTGGTCGAAAGTCTGTGGTTGCAGTTCGCCCCGTTCATGCGCACCGTCTACGGGCGGGTGGGAACGTCGGCCCTCGTCGATCACCACAAGGAGGCGATCGACGCCGTGCGGGCCCGCGATGCCGCAGCCCTGCGCGAGGCGGTGGCGGCGGACATCCGCTGCGGAATGGATCTGCTCGACACCGGGCTTCCCGATGGCGGGCCGTCGGTTGCCGAATGA